From a region of the Candidatus Palauibacter polyketidifaciens genome:
- a CDS encoding glycine--tRNA ligase, giving the protein MTDNTNTDSTADSGHPPGLMEKLVSLAKRRGFVFQSSEIYGGVGSVYDYGPLGIELKNRIQDLWWREMVYRHPNIVGLDAGILMNPEVWVASGHVGAFTDPLVECRSCHRRFRADDLPQLEAGKPEAQQCAVCGTTGQWTDPRQFNLMFKTFMGVVEDEASTVYLRPETAQGIFVNFRNVQESVRQKVPFGIAQVGKAFRNEITPGNFIFRTREFEQMEMQFFCAPGTEDEWFETWKERRMAWVETLGIRPERLRYHRHGPDELAHYCRDASDIQYRFPFGWQEFEGIHNRTDYDLGRHQEHSGKKLEYFDQPANRKYVPFVIETSAGLSRTLLVVLADAYDEEDVGGQQRVVLRLKPALAPFHAAVFPLVKKDGMPEIAEKLAADLRGQFNVMYDIAGSIGKRYRRQDEAGTPFCLTIDGQTLEDETCTVRDRDSLEQTRVPLSGVAAWLGAAIGGA; this is encoded by the coding sequence ATGACCGACAACACGAACACGGATTCCACCGCCGATTCGGGGCATCCGCCCGGGCTGATGGAGAAGCTCGTGTCCCTCGCCAAGCGGCGCGGGTTCGTCTTCCAGTCCTCCGAGATCTACGGCGGCGTGGGGTCCGTCTACGATTACGGCCCGCTCGGCATCGAGCTCAAGAACCGCATCCAGGATCTCTGGTGGCGCGAGATGGTGTACCGCCACCCGAACATCGTCGGGCTCGACGCGGGGATCCTCATGAACCCCGAGGTGTGGGTCGCGAGCGGACACGTGGGTGCGTTCACGGACCCGCTCGTCGAGTGCCGGAGCTGTCACCGCCGCTTCCGCGCGGACGACCTCCCGCAACTGGAGGCGGGAAAGCCCGAGGCGCAGCAGTGTGCGGTGTGCGGGACTACGGGACAGTGGACGGACCCCCGTCAGTTCAACCTCATGTTCAAGACGTTCATGGGAGTGGTGGAGGACGAGGCCTCGACCGTCTACCTGCGGCCGGAGACGGCGCAGGGGATCTTCGTCAACTTCCGGAACGTGCAGGAGTCGGTGCGCCAGAAGGTCCCGTTCGGGATCGCGCAGGTGGGGAAGGCGTTCCGCAACGAGATCACGCCCGGGAACTTCATCTTCCGCACGCGCGAATTCGAGCAGATGGAGATGCAGTTCTTCTGCGCGCCGGGGACGGAGGACGAGTGGTTCGAGACGTGGAAGGAACGGCGCATGGCGTGGGTCGAGACGCTGGGCATCCGGCCGGAGCGGCTGCGCTATCACCGCCACGGGCCGGATGAACTCGCCCACTACTGCAGGGACGCGTCGGACATCCAGTACCGGTTCCCGTTCGGGTGGCAGGAGTTCGAGGGGATCCACAACCGGACGGACTACGACCTCGGGCGCCACCAGGAGCACTCGGGGAAGAAGCTGGAGTACTTCGACCAGCCGGCGAACCGGAAGTACGTGCCGTTCGTGATCGAGACCTCGGCGGGACTCAGCCGCACCCTTCTCGTCGTGCTGGCCGACGCCTACGACGAGGAGGACGTCGGGGGCCAGCAGCGCGTTGTGCTGCGGCTCAAGCCCGCGCTGGCGCCCTTCCACGCGGCGGTCTTCCCGCTCGTGAAGAAAGACGGGATGCCGGAGATCGCCGAGAAGCTGGCGGCCGATCTGCGGGGGCAGTTCAACGTCATGTACGACATTGCGGGGTCGATCGGAAAGCGGTACCGGAGGCAGGACGAGGCGGGAACGCCGTTCTGCCTGACCATCGATGGCCAGACGCTCGAGGATGAGACGTGCACGGTGCGCGATCGGGATTCGCTCGAGCAGACGCGCGTGCCGCTGTCGGGCGTCGCGGCGTGGCTCGGCGCCGCGATCGGCGGCGCCTGA